A stretch of Ferribacterium limneticum DNA encodes these proteins:
- the argJ gene encoding bifunctional glutamate N-acetyltransferase/amino-acid acetyltransferase ArgJ, which yields MPVNYATPAADQLFPVAGVRLGVAEAEIRKKNRRDLTLVALDAGCTVAGVFTQNRFCAAPVQLCRNHLAGGKEIRALVINTGIANAGTGEPGRQTAQASCEAVAELLGIQAEQVLPFSTGVILEPLPVDRLKAGLPAAKGDLKADNWHAAAHAIMTTDTVAKAASRIVTVNGKKISISGVSKGAGMIKPNMATMLGFLATDAGIAQVMLDKLVKEAADASFNCITVDGDTSTNDSFVMIATGQSGASFSAETDAGWAEVKAAIIAVSVELAQAIVRDGEGATKFITAAVEGGKDIEECRKVGYAIGHSPLVKTAFFASDPNLGRILAAVGYAGITDLDVDGVRVWLDDVLVAEKGGRAAAYKEEDGARVMARAEITVRVDLGRGGAKASVYTCDFSYDYVKINADYRS from the coding sequence ATGCCTGTCAATTACGCTACCCCGGCCGCCGATCAACTGTTTCCGGTGGCGGGTGTCCGCCTCGGTGTTGCCGAAGCCGAAATCCGCAAGAAAAATCGTCGCGATCTGACTCTGGTGGCGCTCGACGCAGGCTGCACAGTGGCTGGCGTGTTTACCCAGAACCGCTTCTGCGCTGCTCCGGTGCAGTTGTGCCGTAACCACCTGGCCGGCGGCAAGGAAATCCGCGCGCTGGTGATCAATACCGGCATCGCCAATGCCGGGACCGGTGAGCCAGGCCGTCAGACGGCGCAGGCCAGCTGCGAGGCGGTGGCCGAACTGCTTGGCATCCAGGCCGAGCAGGTGCTGCCATTTTCGACGGGCGTCATCCTCGAACCCTTGCCGGTCGACCGCCTGAAAGCCGGCTTGCCGGCCGCCAAGGGCGACCTGAAGGCGGATAACTGGCACGCCGCTGCTCACGCCATCATGACTACCGACACCGTTGCCAAGGCGGCTTCACGCATAGTCACGGTCAATGGCAAGAAAATCAGCATTTCCGGGGTGTCCAAAGGCGCCGGCATGATCAAGCCGAACATGGCGACCATGCTCGGCTTCCTGGCCACCGATGCCGGTATCGCCCAAGTCATGCTCGACAAGCTGGTCAAAGAGGCGGCCGATGCCTCGTTTAACTGCATCACCGTCGATGGTGATACCTCGACCAACGATTCCTTCGTGATGATCGCCACCGGCCAGTCGGGCGCCAGCTTTTCGGCTGAAACCGATGCCGGCTGGGCTGAAGTCAAGGCAGCGATCATTGCTGTCTCCGTCGAACTGGCGCAGGCCATCGTGCGCGATGGCGAAGGTGCGACCAAGTTCATCACCGCTGCCGTCGAAGGCGGCAAGGACATTGAAGAGTGCCGCAAGGTCGGCTACGCCATCGGCCATTCGCCGCTGGTCAAGACTGCTTTCTTTGCCTCCGATCCCAATCTCGGCCGCATTCTGGCCGCCGTTGGTTATGCCGGCATTACCGATCTGGATGTCGATGGCGTCAGGGTCTGGCTCGACGATGTGTTGGTCGCCGAAAAGGGCGGCCGTGCAGCCGCCTACAAGGAAGAGGACGGCGCACGTGTGATGGCCCGGGCCGAAATCACCGTGCGCGTCGATCTTGGGCGTGGTGGTGCCAAAGCCAGCGTCTATACCTGCGATTTTTCCTACGATTATGTGAAGATCAACGCAGACTACCGGTCCTGA